A genomic window from Lotus japonicus ecotype B-129 chromosome 1, LjGifu_v1.2 includes:
- the LOC130727373 gene encoding uncharacterized protein LOC130727373 → MSGYIRRAISCQNLLQLRNSAFHVCDVPGAIQIRALESNRVSTLPAAANFIVESRRAFAKGRKSKDDAGMSTIEVPLVLGPTIKANAVSQMEAAISALSTELSKLRTGRASPGMLDHIIVETGGVKIPLVRIALVSVIDPKTLSVNPYDPQTLKQLENAIVSSPLGLNPKADGERLIAAIPPLTKEHMQAMNKLVTKSCEDARQSIRRARQKAMDAIKKLNSSLPKDDIKRLEKEVDDLTKKFIKTAEDTCKAKEKEISQG, encoded by the exons ATGTCTGGGTACATTAGACGAGCAATCTCGTGCCAGAACTTGTTACAGCTCCGAAACTCTGCTTTCCATGTTTGTGATGTCCCTGGTGCTATCCAAATTCGTGCGTTGGAAAGTAATAGGGTATCCACTCTTCCAGCTGCAGCTAATTTTATTGTAGAAAGTCGCAGAGCCTTTGCAAAAGGGCGTAAGTCAA AGGATGATGCTGGTATGAGTACAATTGAAGTTCCACTAGTCCTTGGGCCTACTATTAAGGCAAATGCTGTCTCACAGATGGAGGCTGCAATTTCTGCATTATCAACAGAACTAAGCAAGCTACGGACAGGAAGGGCATCTCCAG GAATGCTTGATCACATTATTGTAGAAACTGGTGGCGTGAAGATACCTCTGGTTCGGATTGCTCTTGTTTCGGTCATAGATCCAAAAACGTTATCTGTTAATCCTTATGATCCGCAG ACCCTTAAACAATTAGAAAATGCCATTGTTTCGTCTCCATTGGGGTTAAATCCTAAAGCAGATGGCGAGAGATTGATTGCTGCCATTCCACC ATTGACCAAAGAGCATATGCAG GCCATGAATAAGTTGGTGACTAAATCTTGTGAAGATGCTCGGCAAAGCATTAGAAGAGCTCGGCAAAAG GCAATGGATGCCATTAAGAAATTGAATTCAAGTCTCCCCAAGGACGACATTAAAAGATTGGAGAAAGAA GTTGATGATTTGACAAAAAAGTTTATTAAGACCGCGGAAGATACATGCAAAGCAAAGGAGAAGGAAATTAGTCAAGGTTGA
- the LOC130727375 gene encoding G-type lectin S-receptor-like serine/threonine-protein kinase SD2-5 — protein MGNSWFLSHVVATTMMFCFCIFLLCKPCLCGVQYFGKISPGLEGAQMNWIDKDGKFLLSNNEDFAFGFVTTANDTTAFLLVVVHVASSTVIWTANRGLPVSGSDKFFFDDGGNAFLRGKTSVVWSTNTGGKGVSSMELQDTGNLVLLGKDNRTIVWQSFSHPTDTLLPGQDFTEGMKLISEPSPNNLTFVLEIKSGSVVLSAGFDKTPQPYWTMQKDNRKTINIDRDVVASSNISDNSWRFYDKGKSLLWQFIFSADVGLNATWAAVLGNDGVITFSNLNSGGSNGDSTTKIPQDPCDTPEPCDPYSICSGSGKNRCGCPSVVPNCKPGFVSTCGGGVKENSVQLMKGDDGLGYFALDFIQPFSRTDLAGCQSACHGNCACLAMFFHKSSGKCFLLDSIGSFQKPDEDPGYVSYIKVSSDGGVGAGSGGGGSSSKHTAVIVVIVIITLIIISGMLFVGVRYYRRKQKLPESPKDNSEEDNFLENLTGMPIRFSYKDLEEATNHFSVKLGQGGFGSVYKGVLSDGTQIAVKQLEGIGQGKKEFRAEVSIIGSIHHLHLVKLRGFCAEGAHRLLAYEYMANGSLDKWIFNKNKGEFLLDWDTRFSIAVGTAKGLAYLHEDCDSKIIHCDIKPENVLLDDHFMAKVSDFGLAKLMNREQSHVFTTLRGTRGYLAPEWITNYAISEKSDVYSYGMVLLEIIGGRKNYDPKETSEKSHFPTFAYKMMEEGKLRDIFDSGLEIDENDDRFQCAIKVALWCIQEDMSLRPSMTRVVQMLEGLCIVPQPPTSSALGSRLFSTVFRLSSEGATSSGPSDCNSDAYLSAVRLSGPR, from the coding sequence ATGGGAAACAGTTGGTTTTTATCCCATGTTGTTGCTACCACCATGATGTTCTGTTTCTGCATCTTCCTTCTCTGCAAACCCTGTTTGTGTGGTGTTCAATACTTTGGCAAGATCTCACCGGGCCTTGAAGGTGCTCAGATGAACTGGATTGACAAGGATGGCAAGTTCCTCTTATCAAACAATGAGGATTTCGCTTTCGGCTTCGTCACCACCGCCAATGATACCACCGCTTTTCTTCTCGTGGTGGTCCATGTAGCCAGCTCCACCGTGATTTGGACCGCGAACAGAGGGTTACCCGTTTCAGGTTCTGACAAATTCTTCTTCGATGATGGAGGTAATGCCTTTTTGCGTGGGAAAACCAGTGTGGTGTGGTCTACAAACACAGGTGGAAAAGGGGTTTCTTCAATGGAATTGCAGGATACTGGAAATCTGGTTTTGCTTGGGAAAGACAATAGGACAATTGTTTGGCAGAGTTTTAGCCACCCAACTGATACTTTGTTGCCAGGACAGGATTTCACAGAGGGAATGAAGCTCATAAGTGAACCTAGTCCTAACAATTTGACCTTTGTTCTTGAGATAAAATCTGGAAGTGTTGTTCTTTCAGCTGGGTTTGATAAAACTCCTCAGCCTTATTGGACTATGCAGAAGGATAACAGGAAAACCATTAACATAGATCGTGATGTGGTGGCTTCTTCAAACATCAGTGACAATTCATGGAGATTCTATGATAAAGGGAAATCTTTGTTGTGGCAATTCATTTTCAGTGCTGATGTGGGTCTAAATGCTACTTGGGCTGCTGTTTTGGGAAATGATGGTGTTATTACTTTCTCTAATCTCAACAGTGGAGGTTCCAATGGGGATTCTACAACAAAGATACCACAAGATCCTTGTGACACACCAGAGCCTTGTGATCCATATAGCATTTGCTCTGGCTCAGGGAAGAACAGGTGTGGTTGCCCTTCTGTTGTTCCTAATTGCAAACCTGGTTTTGTATCTacttgtggtggtggtgtgaAGGAAAACTCTGTTCAGTTAATGAAAGGTGATGATGGACTCGGTTATTTCGCGCTTGATTTCATTCAGCCCTTCTCGAGAACCGATCTGGCTGGTTGCCAATCTGCTTGCCATGGAAATTGCGCGTGCCTTGCCATGTTCTTCCACAAGAGTTCAGGGAAGTGTTTTCTGTTGGATAGCATTGGAAGCTTTCAGAAGCCTGATGAGGATCCCGGTTATGTTTCTTACATCAAGGTCTCGAGTGATGGAGGCGTGGGCGCTGGCTCAGGGGGCGGGGGAAGCAGCAGTAAACACACTGCAGTTATTGTGGTCATTGTGATAATAACATTGATTATCATTTCTGGCATGCTCTTTGTGGGAGTTAGATACTACAGAAGAAAGCAAAAATTGCCTGAGTCTCCTAAGGATAACTCAGAAGAGGACAATTTCTTGGAGAATTTAACTGGTATGCCAATCCGGTTTAGCTACAAAGACCTTGAAGAGGCAACTAATCACTTCTCTGTGAAGCTTGGTCAAGGAGGTTTTGGGTCAGTTTACAAGGGAGTTTTATCAGATGGGACTCAAATAGCTGTGAAGCAGCTTGAAGGTATTGGACAAGGGAAGAAAGAGTTCAGGGCTGAAGTCAGCATCATTGGCAGCATTCACCACCTTCATTTGGTCAAGCTCAGAGGATTCTGTGCTGAAGGAGCTCATAGGCTTCTTGCTTATGAGTACATGGCAAATGGATCTTTAGATAAATGGATATTCAATAAGAACAAAGGTGAGTTTCTGTTGGATTGGGATACCAGGTTCAGTATAGCCGTGGGAACAGCAAAAGGGCTTGCATATTTGCATGAAGACTGTGACTCTAAGATCATTCACTGTGACATCAAGCCAGAAAATGTGCTTCTGGATGATCATTTCATGGCTAAAGTTTCAGATTTTGGCCTCGCGAAGCTAATGAACCGAGAACAAAGCCATGTTTTCACAACACTGAGAGGCACTCGGGGCTACCTTGCCCCGGAGTGGATAACAAACTATGCTATATCAGAGAAAAGTGATGTGTACAGCTATGGGATGGTGCTGCTAGAGATCATTGGCGGGAGGAAAAACTATGATCCTAAAGAGACTTCAGAGAAATCCCATTTCCCAACTTTTGCTTacaagatgatggaagaagggaAGCTGAGGGATATTTTTGATTCAGGGTTGGAAATTGATGAGAATGATGACAGGTTTCAATGTGCTATCAAAGTTGCATTGTGGTGCATACAAGAAGACATGTCACTGAGGCCTTCCATGACCAGAGTTGTCCAAATGCTGGAGGGTCTTTGCATTGTTCCTCAGCCACCAACTAGTTCTGCTTTGGGTTCTCGCCTATTCTCAACTGTATTCCGATTGTCCAGTGAAGGCGCCACCTCTTCCGGCCCATCAGACTGTAATAGTGATGCCTATCTCTCCGCTGTTCGCCTTTCCGGGCCAAGATAA
- the LOC130727376 gene encoding putative L-ascorbate peroxidase 6 isoform X2 — protein sequence MSSSLSNTPLHSSIATASAAETNFPAKFQRPTAKFRPDKPNDRASSVSSSRRGFIRIATLPCLLPLTQIIGVQQANAIQPDTKEYLLIKEEVRKVLSKGKAAGVLRLVFHDAGTFETAEKTGGMNGSVLYELERPENAGLKKSIKVLQKAKTQIDAIQPVSWADLIAVAGAEAVEVCGGPAIQVSLGRQDSLGPDPEGKLPEESLNASGLKKCFHRKGFTTQELVALSGAHTIGSKGFGGPTSFDNSYYKVLLEKPWASSGGMTSMIGLPSDHALVEDDECLRWIAKYAENENMFFEDFKNAYVKLVNSGVRWNSL from the exons ATGAGTTCAAGTCTCTCTAACACTCCTCTTCACTCCTCAATCGCCACCGCTTCAGCCGCCGAAACCAATTTTCCCGCCAAATTCCAACGGCCAACGGCCAAGTTCCGCCCCGACAAGCCCAACGACCGTGCTTCTTCAG TTTCAAGCAGCAGAAGAGGGTTTATACGCATAGCCACGTTGCCATGTCTTCTTCCCCTGACTCAGATCATTGGTGTTCAACAAGCCAACGCGATTCA GCCTGATACAAAGGAATATCTTCTCATTAAAGAAGAGGTCAGGAAGGTTTTGTCGAAGGGAAAGGCGGCAGGCGTGCTTCGGTTGGTTTTCCATGATGCTGGAACCTTTGAAACTGCTGAAAAAACAG GTGGTATGAATGGTTCTGTACTCTATGAACTTGAAAGACCTGAAAATGCTGGGCTGAAAAAATCAATAAAG GTTCTGCAGAAGGCAAAGACTCAGATAGATGCTATCCAACCAG TATCCTGGGCGGACTTGATTGCTGTGGCTGGAGCTGAAGCAGTTGAAGTATGTGGAGGTCCAGCTATCCAAGTTTCACTGGGCAGACAAGATTCGCT GGGACCTGATCCTGAAGGGAAACTTCCTGAGGAATCTCTCAATGCTTCTGGTTTGAAGAAATGCTTTCATAGAAAAGGATTTAC AACGCAAGAACTGGTAGCTTTGTCTGGAGCCCATACTATTGGAAGTAAAGGTTTTGGAGGCCCTACTTCTTTTGACAATTCGTATTATAAGGTTCTTTTGGAGAAGCCATGGGCGTCTTCAG GTGGTATGACAAGTATGATTGGCCTTCCTTCAGATCACGCTCTTGTTGAGGATGATGAATGCTTAAG ATGGATTGCAAAATATGCAGAAAATGAGAATATGTTCTTTGAAGATTTCAAAAATGCATATGTAAAGCTGGTGAATTCTGGCGTGAGATGGAATAGCTTATAG
- the LOC130727376 gene encoding putative L-ascorbate peroxidase 6 isoform X1, with translation MSSSLSNTPLHSSIATASAAETNFPAKFQRPTAKFRPDKPNDRASSDVAVSSSRRGFIRIATLPCLLPLTQIIGVQQANAIQPDTKEYLLIKEEVRKVLSKGKAAGVLRLVFHDAGTFETAEKTGGMNGSVLYELERPENAGLKKSIKVLQKAKTQIDAIQPVSWADLIAVAGAEAVEVCGGPAIQVSLGRQDSLGPDPEGKLPEESLNASGLKKCFHRKGFTTQELVALSGAHTIGSKGFGGPTSFDNSYYKVLLEKPWASSGGMTSMIGLPSDHALVEDDECLRWIAKYAENENMFFEDFKNAYVKLVNSGVRWNSL, from the exons ATGAGTTCAAGTCTCTCTAACACTCCTCTTCACTCCTCAATCGCCACCGCTTCAGCCGCCGAAACCAATTTTCCCGCCAAATTCCAACGGCCAACGGCCAAGTTCCGCCCCGACAAGCCCAACGACCGTGCTTCTTCAG ATGTCGCAGTTTCAAGCAGCAGAAGAGGGTTTATACGCATAGCCACGTTGCCATGTCTTCTTCCCCTGACTCAGATCATTGGTGTTCAACAAGCCAACGCGATTCA GCCTGATACAAAGGAATATCTTCTCATTAAAGAAGAGGTCAGGAAGGTTTTGTCGAAGGGAAAGGCGGCAGGCGTGCTTCGGTTGGTTTTCCATGATGCTGGAACCTTTGAAACTGCTGAAAAAACAG GTGGTATGAATGGTTCTGTACTCTATGAACTTGAAAGACCTGAAAATGCTGGGCTGAAAAAATCAATAAAG GTTCTGCAGAAGGCAAAGACTCAGATAGATGCTATCCAACCAG TATCCTGGGCGGACTTGATTGCTGTGGCTGGAGCTGAAGCAGTTGAAGTATGTGGAGGTCCAGCTATCCAAGTTTCACTGGGCAGACAAGATTCGCT GGGACCTGATCCTGAAGGGAAACTTCCTGAGGAATCTCTCAATGCTTCTGGTTTGAAGAAATGCTTTCATAGAAAAGGATTTAC AACGCAAGAACTGGTAGCTTTGTCTGGAGCCCATACTATTGGAAGTAAAGGTTTTGGAGGCCCTACTTCTTTTGACAATTCGTATTATAAGGTTCTTTTGGAGAAGCCATGGGCGTCTTCAG GTGGTATGACAAGTATGATTGGCCTTCCTTCAGATCACGCTCTTGTTGAGGATGATGAATGCTTAAG ATGGATTGCAAAATATGCAGAAAATGAGAATATGTTCTTTGAAGATTTCAAAAATGCATATGTAAAGCTGGTGAATTCTGGCGTGAGATGGAATAGCTTATAG
- the LOC130727376 gene encoding putative L-ascorbate peroxidase 6 isoform X3 encodes MSSSLSNTPLHSSIATASAAETNFPAKFQRPTAKFRPDKPNDRASSDVAVSSSRRGFIRIATLPCLLPLTQIIGVQQANAIQPDTKEYLLIKEEVRKVLSKGKAAGVLRLVFHDAGTFETAEKTGGMNGSVLYELERPENAGLKKSIKKAKTQIDAIQPVSWADLIAVAGAEAVEVCGGPAIQVSLGRQDSLGPDPEGKLPEESLNASGLKKCFHRKGFTTQELVALSGAHTIGSKGFGGPTSFDNSYYKVLLEKPWASSGGMTSMIGLPSDHALVEDDECLRWIAKYAENENMFFEDFKNAYVKLVNSGVRWNSL; translated from the exons ATGAGTTCAAGTCTCTCTAACACTCCTCTTCACTCCTCAATCGCCACCGCTTCAGCCGCCGAAACCAATTTTCCCGCCAAATTCCAACGGCCAACGGCCAAGTTCCGCCCCGACAAGCCCAACGACCGTGCTTCTTCAG ATGTCGCAGTTTCAAGCAGCAGAAGAGGGTTTATACGCATAGCCACGTTGCCATGTCTTCTTCCCCTGACTCAGATCATTGGTGTTCAACAAGCCAACGCGATTCA GCCTGATACAAAGGAATATCTTCTCATTAAAGAAGAGGTCAGGAAGGTTTTGTCGAAGGGAAAGGCGGCAGGCGTGCTTCGGTTGGTTTTCCATGATGCTGGAACCTTTGAAACTGCTGAAAAAACAG GTGGTATGAATGGTTCTGTACTCTATGAACTTGAAAGACCTGAAAATGCTGGGCTGAAAAAATCAATAAAG AAGGCAAAGACTCAGATAGATGCTATCCAACCAG TATCCTGGGCGGACTTGATTGCTGTGGCTGGAGCTGAAGCAGTTGAAGTATGTGGAGGTCCAGCTATCCAAGTTTCACTGGGCAGACAAGATTCGCT GGGACCTGATCCTGAAGGGAAACTTCCTGAGGAATCTCTCAATGCTTCTGGTTTGAAGAAATGCTTTCATAGAAAAGGATTTAC AACGCAAGAACTGGTAGCTTTGTCTGGAGCCCATACTATTGGAAGTAAAGGTTTTGGAGGCCCTACTTCTTTTGACAATTCGTATTATAAGGTTCTTTTGGAGAAGCCATGGGCGTCTTCAG GTGGTATGACAAGTATGATTGGCCTTCCTTCAGATCACGCTCTTGTTGAGGATGATGAATGCTTAAG ATGGATTGCAAAATATGCAGAAAATGAGAATATGTTCTTTGAAGATTTCAAAAATGCATATGTAAAGCTGGTGAATTCTGGCGTGAGATGGAATAGCTTATAG
- the LOC130727377 gene encoding protein WVD2-like 5, translated as MDHSNLDHEDGLQAVHQNGGREEQPNFVEDGVVSNGDSVVAEISETVIPNGSFGNFNQLDSTATDNLSMTEIKEGLDDTIYGNNVSISKEEEVEIVDETEQARGPKGPAKNKNAKPPGPRGVHVSSLKKSKDGKEKEAASAVSNGTLAVDSHKRQPIKTKSFNDKQTRLSKHPGKSDAASSEAPVEKTRPQLLKKGPLDNQGKEEPSSPTAEDDKPGRAGALPNYGFSFKCDERAQRRREFYSKLEEKIHAKEVEESTIQAKTKESQEAEIKKLRKKLAFKATPMPSFYQEPPPPRVELKKIPTTRAKSPKLGRNKSSTEGNTNSSARQVRASLDEKVFQNNPTKGINPVQQKKPLRRSLPPRLTAERISSSKPATVRTSSKAVNGEKTLSNSTGEEKVEMIAATDENNSALSNETSEALPLNVETVEVQPHVNHEIVIEEKPLVASVQESIAAEH; from the exons ATGGATCACAGTAACCTTGATCACGAGGATGGACTTCAAGCAGTCCATCAAAACGGCGGTCGTGAAGAGCAGCCTAATTTTGTTGAGGATGGTGTTGTTTCAAATGGAGACTCCGTTGTAGCTGAAATATCAGAAACTGTTATCCCAAATGGAAGCTTTGGAAATTTCAACCAGTTGGATAGCACTGCAACTGATAACTTATCTATGACAGAAATCAAGGAAGGATTAGATGACACAATATATGGAAACAATGTCTCCATTTCTAAG GAAGAGGAAGTGGAGATCGTAGATGAAACGGAGCAAGCGAGAGGACCAAAGGGTCCTGCCAAGAATAAGAATGCAAAGCCACCGGGTCCTAGAGGCGTTCATGTAAGTTCATTAAAAAAGAGCAAAGATGGAAAAGAGAAAGAGGCAGCATCTGCTGTTTCAAATGGTACTTTAGCTGTGGACTCTCATAAAAGACAGCCAATTAAAACCAAATCATTTAATGACAAGCAGACTCGATTGTCCAAG CACCCTGGAAAGTCGGATGCAGCATCTTCTGAAGCACCAGT GGAGAAGACCAGGCCTCAACTATTGAAGAAAGGGCCTCTTGATAATCAAGGAAAAGAAGAACCTTCTTC TCCTACTGCAGAAGATGACAAACCTGGCAGGGCAGGGGCACTTCCAAATTATGGATTCAGTTTCAAGTGTGATGAGCGAGCTCAGAGAAGAAGAGAg TTTTACTCTAAGCTTGAGGAAAAGATTCATGCAAAGGAAGTAGAGGAGAGTACCATACAAGCAAAAACCAag GAGTCCCAAGAAGCTGAGATTAAGAAGCTTAGGAAAAAGTTAGCATTTAAAGCAACACCAATGCCAAGCTTCTACCAGGAGCCTCCTCCTCCTAGGGTGGAGTTAAAGAAG ATACCCACTACAAGAGCTAAATCTCCCAAGCTTGGTCGTAATAAAAGTTCAACCGAAGGAAACACTAACAGCAGTGCTCGACAAGTCCGCGCAAGTCTGGATGAGAAAGTGTTTCAGAATAACCCCACCAAAGGAATTAATCCTGTTCAACAAAAGAAGCCACTACGGAGATCTCTTCCTCCTCGACTGACTGCCGAAAGGATCAGTTCATCCAAACCAGCAACTGTGAGGACTTCATCTAAGGCAGTGAATGGTGAGAAAACCTTGTCCAATTCAACAGGGGAAGAAAAAGTTGAGATGATTGCAGCCACTGATGAGAACAACAGTGCCTTGTCCAATGAGACGAGCGAAGCTCTGCCTCTGAATGTAGAAACCGTTGAAGTGCAGCCTCACGTGAATCATGAGATCGTCATTGAAGAGAAACCACTGGTAGCCTCGGTGCAAGAATCCATAGCGGCCGAGCATTAA